In one Parageobacillus genomosp. 1 genomic region, the following are encoded:
- a CDS encoding IS256 family transposase: protein MSKSIPNLDWLNQLENAIRQFVKEKLELIMKEEIQSFLEIEQKGTSNRRNGYYHRNLDTQYGRIEGLSVPRDRNGEFQTQLFTPYQRHTGWLEEAVIKMYQSGMSTREIGKFIERILGNAYSPTTISHITDVVKEDIAKWHTRPLQKRYSVLYLDGLYVKLRRDTVEKEVIYVVLGVNEEGYREILDFFVGGQESAYGWQEILHNLYKRGLQEVLLGVFDGLPGLEEAFKAVYPKADVQRCVVHKVRNTLNRVRKKDQFEVAEDLKLIYRAPNKEIALQMFQQFESKWSSKYPREVQSWANELDVLLTFMDYPSSIRSVIDTTNAIERTIKEIRKRLKPMNSLSSLEAAEKVVYLTIQDFNEKWAGRKLRGFAEAHEALQRMFEERYH from the coding sequence ATGTCTAAAAGTATACCGAATTTAGACTGGCTCAATCAACTGGAAAACGCCATTCGTCAGTTTGTAAAGGAAAAATTAGAGTTGATCATGAAGGAAGAAATTCAGAGTTTCCTCGAAATTGAACAGAAGGGAACGTCGAATAGAAGAAACGGCTATTACCATCGAAACCTAGATACGCAGTATGGTCGTATTGAAGGCCTTTCTGTCCCAAGAGACCGAAACGGGGAATTTCAAACGCAGTTGTTCACCCCTTACCAACGCCATACCGGCTGGCTCGAGGAAGCCGTCATCAAGATGTATCAAAGTGGGATGAGTACGCGTGAAATTGGCAAGTTTATCGAACGAATTTTAGGAAATGCCTACTCACCAACAACGATTAGTCATATCACGGATGTGGTAAAGGAAGACATTGCGAAATGGCACACACGTCCTCTACAAAAGCGATATTCGGTCTTATATTTGGATGGGTTGTACGTGAAACTTCGTCGAGATACGGTAGAAAAAGAGGTCATTTATGTCGTGTTAGGTGTAAACGAAGAAGGGTATCGTGAAATTCTCGACTTCTTCGTAGGAGGACAAGAAAGTGCCTATGGGTGGCAAGAGATTCTCCACAATCTCTACAAGAGAGGATTACAGGAAGTACTTCTTGGTGTATTCGATGGCCTTCCAGGACTGGAGGAAGCCTTTAAAGCCGTTTATCCGAAAGCCGATGTGCAGCGCTGTGTCGTTCACAAAGTACGTAATACCTTAAATCGTGTTCGGAAAAAAGATCAATTTGAAGTGGCAGAGGATCTCAAACTGATTTATCGCGCACCGAATAAGGAGATTGCGTTACAGATGTTTCAACAGTTTGAGTCGAAATGGTCCAGCAAGTATCCGAGAGAAGTTCAATCTTGGGCCAATGAGTTGGATGTCCTCCTTACATTTATGGATTATCCAAGCAGTATTCGAAGTGTGATTGACACGACCAATGCCATTGAACGAACGATCAAAGAGATTCGGAAACGTCTAAAGCCGATGAACAGTTTGAGTAGTTTAGAAGCCGCTGAAAAAGTCGTGTATTTGACCATCCAAGATTTTAATGAGAAATGGGCAGGGCGAAAGTTGCGAGGATTTGCCGAAGCACATGAAGCCCTTCAACGAATGTTTGAAGAACGTTATCATTAA
- a CDS encoding transglutaminase-like domain-containing protein, with protein MELIPESTNLMDYLEELDVVNFSHPLIQKKINELFHEGQSEIEKAKIAFEFVRDKISHSWDIQSTRVTCKASEVLKYKEGICYAKANLLAALLRSQGIPTGFCYQRLMIFDTPDKGYCLHALNGVFLTSINRWIRLDARGNKPGVQAEFSIDKEILAFPIQEEFDEKDFPIIYTQPNPKTISVLKEHTDALEMYKYYLPENL; from the coding sequence ATGGAACTAATTCCTGAATCCACTAATTTGATGGACTATCTAGAAGAATTAGATGTTGTCAATTTTTCTCATCCTTTAATTCAGAAAAAAATTAATGAACTGTTTCATGAAGGGCAATCAGAAATCGAAAAAGCGAAAATAGCATTTGAATTTGTAAGAGATAAGATTTCGCACTCGTGGGATATTCAAAGCACAAGAGTTACATGTAAAGCTTCTGAGGTGCTTAAATATAAAGAAGGAATTTGTTATGCAAAAGCTAATCTATTAGCAGCTTTATTAAGATCACAAGGAATCCCGACAGGTTTTTGTTATCAACGACTCATGATATTCGATACACCTGATAAAGGTTATTGTCTTCATGCATTAAATGGCGTTTTTCTTACATCCATAAATCGGTGGATTCGTTTAGATGCTCGTGGAAACAAACCAGGAGTACAAGCAGAATTTTCTATAGATAAAGAAATATTAGCATTTCCAATCCAAGAAGAGTTTGACGAAAAAGATTTTCCAATCATTTATACTCAACCTAACCCAAAAACCATTTCGGTTTTAAAGGAACATACAGATGCGTTAGAAATGTATAAATATTATTTACCTGAAAATTTATAA
- a CDS encoding BMP family protein: MKQQRRIWQLGIALLAMFVMMSGCSTKETAGKKDRIKVGIMLSDVGLGDQSFSDSAFRGLMKARDELGIIFDYRELKDTKTYEQGLKELIEDGNDIVIGLGFMVQEDLEKVAKQYPKQRFILVDAVSDLPNVTSITFKEDEGSFLAGVVAALTTKTNRLGFIGGADVPLIHKFATGFEKGVHAVKPSASVQIVYAGDFGNDKLGANIAKDMFAKKCDVVYTAAGFTGVGALREAEAHGVYAIGVDSDQYFYAEKAVVTSMVKNVDVALFNVLKEYVRNGKLPAGTVELGLAENGVGLAPIRVIPWDEQKRELVEQWRQKVIDGEVATR; the protein is encoded by the coding sequence ATGAAACAGCAAAGACGTATATGGCAACTTGGTATCGCGCTATTGGCTATGTTTGTGATGATGTCCGGCTGTTCGACGAAAGAGACAGCGGGAAAGAAAGACAGAATCAAAGTCGGGATTATGTTGTCAGACGTCGGACTTGGGGATCAATCGTTTAGCGACTCCGCGTTTCGCGGATTGATGAAAGCGCGTGATGAACTAGGCATTATTTTTGATTATCGTGAATTGAAAGATACGAAAACGTATGAACAAGGGCTAAAGGAGCTTATTGAAGATGGCAATGATATCGTCATTGGTCTTGGCTTCATGGTACAAGAAGATTTGGAAAAAGTGGCGAAACAATATCCAAAGCAACGCTTTATTTTAGTTGACGCTGTTTCTGATTTGCCAAACGTGACGTCCATTACGTTTAAAGAAGATGAAGGAAGCTTTCTTGCCGGAGTGGTAGCGGCGCTGACGACGAAAACAAACCGTCTCGGGTTTATCGGTGGGGCGGATGTGCCGTTGATTCATAAATTTGCGACGGGATTCGAAAAAGGGGTTCACGCCGTAAAGCCGTCCGCTTCTGTTCAAATTGTCTATGCCGGCGATTTTGGCAATGACAAGCTTGGCGCTAATATCGCCAAAGACATGTTTGCCAAAAAGTGCGACGTCGTGTATACGGCGGCTGGTTTTACCGGAGTCGGTGCGCTTCGGGAAGCGGAAGCGCACGGCGTGTATGCGATTGGCGTTGACAGCGACCAATATTTTTACGCGGAAAAAGCGGTCGTGACATCGATGGTCAAAAATGTCGATGTCGCGTTGTTCAATGTGTTGAAGGAATATGTACGAAACGGGAAGTTGCCGGCGGGAACGGTGGAGCTTGGCCTTGCGGAAAATGGCGTCGGCTTGGCGCCAATTCGCGTCATTCCTTGGGATGAGCAAAAACGGGAGCTTGT